A stretch of DNA from Campylobacter concisus:
TTGATAGCAGACGAAATTTTAGAAAATCTTTCAACACAAATTTCACCTGAAGAATACCAAAGTTATATCAAGCAATTAAAATTTAACGAAAAGGCTTCAGACGATCATATTATAGTATTCACTGCACCAAATGAGTTAATGGCTAAATTTATAAATACAAGATATGCTGATAAGATCGCTCATCTATATGAAGTTAGAACAGGGATAAAGCCAAATATTGAAATTTCATCTACTAAAAGTAGCAAGGTATCGAAGCAAAATCAAATAAATGTTAAGCAAATAAAAACACAAAGTAGCATTTTAAATCCAAGCTACACATTTGAAAATTTTGTCTGTGGAGCGTCAAATCAATACGCATTTTTAAGCGCAAAAGCAGCCGCTGAAAAACCTGGCGTACTTTATAATCCACTTTTTATCTATGGCACGACAGGGCTTGGCAAGACTCACTTACTCCAGTCAGTCGGAAATCACTGCCTAAATAAAGGAAAAACCGTTATTTGCGTAACTAGCGAACAATTTATGATAGATTTTACCAGTCATATAAATAACCACTCAATGCCAAAATTTCGTGAAAAATATAGAAACTGCGATGTTTTACTAATAGACGATGTACAGTTTCTTGGTAAAACTGATAAAATCCAAGAGGAATTTTTCAACACATATAATGAACTTTTAGCAAAAAATGGTCAAATAGTTATGACTTCAGATCGACCTCCAAAGACACTAAAAGGCTTTGAAGATAGGATGATTTCAAGATTTGATAAGGCTTTTATGGCTGATATTACGCCACCTGAACTTGATACAAAAATAGCCATCATCATCAAAAAATGCGAATTTGATAAAATCGATCTAAATAAAGAGGTCATAAACTACATAGCTACAAACATGGGAGATAATATCCGTGAGATCGAGGGAGCTATCATAAATTTAAACGTATTTAAAACTCTTATGAAAGAAGAGATCACACTTGATCTTGCAAAAAGTATATTAAAAGATTTGATCAAAGAAAAACGTGAAAATATAAATTTTGATACTATCGTTGAAATAGTTAGTAAAGAACTAAATATCAAACAAAGTGATATAAAAAGCAAATCAAGAGTTACAAATATCGTAGAAGCAAGACGAATCATCATATATCTTGCAAAGATGCTTACAACAAACTCAATGCCACAAATTGCAAACTATTTTGGTATGAAAGATCACAGTGCCGTTAGTCATAATATTAAAAAGATAAATGAGCTAATACAAACTAATGAAATTTTTAGTCTAAAAGTTACTGAATTAAAAAATAAAATTTTGACAAAAGGATAAAATACAATATGAAATTTGTGAATAAATGTGAAAAAGAAAATATAATTTTTCACATTTCAAATAGCTGTATTTCGATGTTTAAAAGTACTTTTCACTTTTTAACATCACCTACTAAAACAAAAAAATTAAATTTAAAAATAGAAGGAAGTTTTTAATGAAGGTTTTAATAAACAAAAATATGCTTGAAAGCATAGTAACAAATACAAATCCATATCTTGAAAAAAGAGATCTTAGTGCTATAACTTCTCACATTTATATCTCAGCAAAAGATGGAGTTTTAAATATAAAAGCAACTGATCATGAGATAGGACTAGCGTATAAGCTAAGTAATGTAAAAATCATTGATCAAGGCTATGCAACTGCAAATGGTAAAAAACTACTTGACATTATAAAAAGTCTAAAAGACGAAGAAGTGATGTTAGAAACTGTAAATAACTATCTTTATATAAAACAAAAAAACTCAAAATACAAACTTCCAATGTATAAATTTGAAGATTTTCCAGAATTTCCAACGATAGAAGGCAAATCAAAATTTGATGTTGATGCTGTTATGTTAGGAAGAAGTTTAAAGAAAATTTTACCAAGTATTGATAGCAATAACCCGAAATTTGAATTAAATGGTGCTTTCCTTGATATTAAACAAGACTTTATAAATATCGTTGGTACTGATACAAGAAGACTTAGTGTATTTAAATTTCAAACACCAACTGAAAAAGAATTTTCACTTATAATCCCTAAAAAAGCTATCAATGAAATACAAAAACTATTTTTTGACAAGATAGAAATTTACTATGATGAAAATATCTTAATCGCTCAAAGCCAAAATTTTGAGTTTTTCACAAAACTTATAAATGGTAAATTTCCAGACTATGAGCGTGTCATACCAAAAGAAGTAAGAAAAAGACTTCAGCTAAGTAGAGATAAGATGATAGATGGTATAAAAACTATCTCAATGCTAAGTGATACAATGAAAATAACTTTTTCAAAAGACAATATAACATTTGAAAGTGTTATAGAAGATAACTCTGAAGCAAAAACTATGATTGATTATCAAACTGGCTTAGAAGATGAATTCTTTATAGGCATAAAAAATAGATACTTGCTTGATTTCTTAACTAGTATCGAAGATGAAAATTTTGAGCTTGGATTTAATGAAAGCTCACTAGCATTTGTTGTAAATTCAAAAGAATTAACAACAGTAATAATGCCGATAAATTTATAAGATAAGGCAAGATTATGGAAAATAATTACGGCGCAGAAAATATCAAAGTACTAAAAGGGCTTGAAGCGGTCAGGAAACGCCCAGGCATGTATATAGGTGATACAAACGTTAGTGGTCTTCACCATATGATCTATGAAGTCGTTGATAACTCTATCGACGAAGCGATGGCAGGATACTGCGATACGATAGACATTGAGCTTACACGTGAGGGCTCAGCTATCATTAGCGATAATGGCCGTGGTATCCCAGTAGATATGCACCCAACTGAAAAAATTTCAGCTGCGACAGTTGTTTTAACTGTTCTTCACGCTGGTGGTAAATTTGACAAGGACACTTATAAAGTTTCTGGTGGTCTTCACGGTGTTGGTGTATCTGTTGTAAATGCTCTTTCTAAAAAACTAGTCGTAAATATCAAACGTGATGGCAAGCTTCATAGACAAGAATTTGCAAAAGGTATCCCTCAAAGCGATCTTGAAGTGATAAAAACTACAAACCGCACAGGTACGCAAGTCGAGTTTTGGCCAGATGATAGCATTTTTGAAGTGACAGAATTTGATGATGAAATTTTAGTTAAGAGATTTCGCGAGCTAGCATATCTAAACCCAAAGATAACTATAAATTTTAAAGATCAAAGAAATGGCAGAAGCGAAAGTTTTCATTTCGAGGGTGGGTTAGAGAGCTTTGTAACTGATATGAACAAAGCAAATGCTGTTAGTAAAGCAGTATCATTTAGCGGCGGCGAAGATGATGTTATGGTTGATTTTGCACTACTTTACAACGACACTTATAGTGAAAATTTACTAAGCTTTGTAAATAACATCAAAACTCCAGATGGTGGTACGCACGAGGCTGGCTTTAGAGCGGGCCTAACAAGAGTTATTACAAACTACGTTCAAGCAAATGCTGCTGCACGTGAAAAAGATACAAAGATAACTGGCGAAGATATCCGCGAGGGACTTATCGCAGTTGTAAGCGTAAAGGTGCCAGAGCCGCAGTTTGAGGGACAAACAAAGGGTAAACTAGGTTCAAGCTACGTAAAACCTATCGTTCAAAAGATGGTTTTTGACGTGCTTACAAAGTATTTTGAAGAAAATCCTATCGAAGCAAGAGCGATAATGGATAAAGCTCTAATGGCTGCTCGTGGTCGCGAGG
This window harbors:
- the dnaA gene encoding chromosomal replication initiator protein DnaA; the protein is MIADEILENLSTQISPEEYQSYIKQLKFNEKASDDHIIVFTAPNELMAKFINTRYADKIAHLYEVRTGIKPNIEISSTKSSKVSKQNQINVKQIKTQSSILNPSYTFENFVCGASNQYAFLSAKAAAEKPGVLYNPLFIYGTTGLGKTHLLQSVGNHCLNKGKTVICVTSEQFMIDFTSHINNHSMPKFREKYRNCDVLLIDDVQFLGKTDKIQEEFFNTYNELLAKNGQIVMTSDRPPKTLKGFEDRMISRFDKAFMADITPPELDTKIAIIIKKCEFDKIDLNKEVINYIATNMGDNIREIEGAIINLNVFKTLMKEEITLDLAKSILKDLIKEKRENINFDTIVEIVSKELNIKQSDIKSKSRVTNIVEARRIIIYLAKMLTTNSMPQIANYFGMKDHSAVSHNIKKINELIQTNEIFSLKVTELKNKILTKG
- the dnaN gene encoding DNA polymerase III subunit beta, with product MKVLINKNMLESIVTNTNPYLEKRDLSAITSHIYISAKDGVLNIKATDHEIGLAYKLSNVKIIDQGYATANGKKLLDIIKSLKDEEVMLETVNNYLYIKQKNSKYKLPMYKFEDFPEFPTIEGKSKFDVDAVMLGRSLKKILPSIDSNNPKFELNGAFLDIKQDFINIVGTDTRRLSVFKFQTPTEKEFSLIIPKKAINEIQKLFFDKIEIYYDENILIAQSQNFEFFTKLINGKFPDYERVIPKEVRKRLQLSRDKMIDGIKTISMLSDTMKITFSKDNITFESVIEDNSEAKTMIDYQTGLEDEFFIGIKNRYLLDFLTSIEDENFELGFNESSLAFVVNSKELTTVIMPINL